The Primulina eburnea isolate SZY01 chromosome 6, ASM2296580v1, whole genome shotgun sequence genome contains a region encoding:
- the LOC140833562 gene encoding probable BOI-related E3 ubiquitin-protein ligase 3 isoform X2: MMYGLVAPGTTTTAGGAVFPAYGSPINDKTAQMKCDSGLTYAVPVSRNRAVPPLHPSLNQIGNNGCGSFTFLGEDLTFQIQQQQLEVDRFLSQHTEKARMEIEERRKRCSYSQSITAAVEDNMMRKMKAKEEEIQKIGKLNRALEERVKVLSIENQIWRDLAQSNEAAANSLRSNLEQVIAQRRHAEEAASIDDTQSCCGETDQRTLAKRTSTDGRYTICRSCGEEESCVLILPCRHLCLCTVCGSSLNTCPLCKSPKTASVHVNMS; the protein is encoded by the exons GTTCGCCGATCAACGACAAGACAGCCCAGATGAAATGTGACAGTGGCCTCACCTACGCCGTTCCTGTTTCGAGAAACCGTGCGGTGCCTCCTCTGCATCCATCGCTGAACCAGATTGGGAATAACGGTTGCGGTTCTTTCACCTTTCTCGGAGAAGATTTAACGTTTCAGATCCAACAGCAACAATTGGAAGTCGATCGCTTCCTCTCACAACAT ACAGAGAAAGCGAGGATGGAAATCGAAGAGAGGCGGAAGAGATGCTCATACTCCCAGAGCATCACTGCCGCGGTTGAAGATAACatgatgagaaaaatgaaagcAAAGGAAGAAGAGATTCAGAAGATCGGAAAGCTAAACCGCGCGCTGGAGGAGAGAGTAAAAGTTCTGAGCATCGAGAATCAGATATGGCGAGACTTGGCTCAGAGCAACGAAGCCGCCGCCAACTCGTTACGGAGCAATCTAGAACAAGTCATTGCTCAGCGACGCCACGCCGAGGAGGCAGCGTCGATCGACGACACGCAGTCGTGCTGTGGCGAAACCGACCAGCGCACATTAGCGAAGAGGACCTCAACTGATGGCAGGTACACGATTTGCAGGAGCTGTGGGGAAGAGGAGTCGTGCGTTCTGATTTTGCCATGCAGGCATCTTTGCCTTTGTACTGTGTGCGGGTCGTCCCTCAATACTTGCCCCCTTTGTAAATCCCCCAAAACCGCCAGTGTCCACGTTAATATGtcctaa